Proteins encoded in a region of the Populus nigra chromosome 3, ddPopNigr1.1, whole genome shotgun sequence genome:
- the LOC133689433 gene encoding subtilisin-like protease SBT4.15: protein MKTVTQNLLVFALVATATVVHASNGSERKPYIVYMGEARGAGISTSDEHHSLLLAATGDESIAKNSKIYSYGKNFNGFAARLLPHEVKRLSDEDSVVSVFANTRNRLHTTRSWDFLGMPQTARRRLDIESNTIVGVLDTGIYVDAPSFNDEGYGPVPAKWKGKCVKGANFTGCNNKVIGARYYNLENFEVENPSPADLDGHGTHTSSTAAGIAVKDASLYGIAQGTARGGVPSARIAMYKVCWGSGCSDMDLLAAFDDAISDGVDIISVSIGGASRSFFQDPIAIGSFHSMKKGILTSCSAGNNGPYPGSVENVAPWIMTVAATSIDRQFTTAVKLGNGMKATGISINTFSPKKETYPLIDGARASNSSGDHYGNISACDYGTLSMDKVKGKLVYCLGSNGQDYTIKELQGAGVITSLDAPTDTAYATVIPGTSVQLKDGYKIDVYINSTRNPRAVIYKTRTTYMSAPSVASFSSRGPQLINLNILKPDIAAPGLGILAAYSKLATVTGDPNDSRYSPFNIISGTSMSCPHAAAAAAYVKTFHPDWSPAAIKSALMTTATPIKIKDVDAELGSGSGQINPLKAVHPGLVYDIPMSWYIRFLCKEGYNSTTISLLLGGKKKYRCSNFQPAQGTDGLNYPSMHAQLKSAESNISAVFYRTLTNVGYGNNSVYKATVTSPKDLSIKIVPNSLKFNRPHQKQSFKVLVEGGSMQNGTRILSALLEWSDSKHIVRSPIIIYNSSQ, encoded by the exons ATGAAGACAGTGACACAGAATCTCCTCGTGTTTGCGTTAGTAGCCACTGCAACTGTAGTTCACGCATCCAATGGCAGTGAACGGAAG CCGTACATTGTCTACATGGGAGAAGCGCGTGGAGCGGGAATATCAACGTCAGACGAACACCACAGCCTGCTTTTGGCTGCTACCGGAGA CGAATCTATTGCCAAGAATTCCAAAATATATAGCTACGGAAAGAACTTCAATGGTTTTGCTGCTAGGTTGTTGCCCCATGAAGTGAAGAGACTctcag ATGAAGATAGTGTAGTGTCAGTGTTTGCAAATACTAGGAACAGACTTCACACAACAAGATCATGGGATTTTCTGGGAATGCCCCAAACAGCGAGGAGGAGACTTGATATAGAGAGCAATACCATAGTTGGTGTGCTGGATACTG GTATTTATGTCGATGCTCCCAGCTTCAACGATGAAGGTTACGGGCCTGTCCCAGCAAAATGGAAGGGAAAATGTGTCAAGGGAGCCAACTTCACGGGCTGCAACAA CAAGGTTATTGGTGCAAGGTATTACAATCTTGAGAACTTTGAGGTGGAAAACCCAAGTCCAGCCGACCTAGACGGACATGGCACCCACACTTCCTCAACCGCTGCTGGTATTGCTGTCAAGGATGCAAGCTTATATGGCATAGCACAAGGAACTGCACGTGGAGGTGTACCATCAGCCCGCATTGCCATGTACAAAGTATGCTGGGGATCTGGTTGCAGTGACATGGATTTGCTAGCTGCATTTGACGATGCCATTTCTGATGGGGTCGACATAATATCAGTTTCAATAGGAGGGGCTTCTAGGAGTTTTTTCCAGGACCCGATTGCCATTGGATCATTCCATTCCATGAAGAAAGGTATATTGACCTCTTGTTCTGCAGGGAATAACGGGCCTTATCCAGGATCAGTTGAAAACGTTGCACCGTGGATCATGACAGTTGCCGCTACTAGCATTGACAGGCAATTTACAACTGCAGTTAAGCTGGGCAATGGCATGAAAGCCACT GGAATTtcaattaatacattttcacCAAAAAAGGAGACATACCCTCTTATCGATGGAGCCCGTGCATCCAACAGTTCAGGAGATCACTACGGAAATATCAG TGCTTGCGATTATGGGACTCTAAGCATGGACAAAGTGAAAGGAAAACTGGTGTACTGCCTGGGGAGCAACGGCCAGGATTACACTATAAAAGAGCTTCAAGGAGCTGGAGTGATCACGTCGCTTGATGCACCAACAGACACAGCCTATGCCACCGTAATACCTGGAACCAGCGTCCAGCTCAAGGATGGCTACAAGATTGATGTGTACATCAACTCCACCAG GAACCCTCGCGCTGTTATCTACAAGACGAGAACTACTTACATGAGTGCTCCCTCTGTAGCATCTTTCTCATCAAGAGGACCTCAGTTGATCAACCTCAACATCCTTAAG CCTGATATTGCAGCACCAGGGCTGGGTATATTAGCTGCCTACTCAAAACTGGCAACAGTGACAGGGGATCCAAATGACAGCCGATATTCCCCATTCAACATTATATCAGGAACATCAATGTCTTGCCCACATGCTGCAGCCGCCGCCGCCTATGTTAAGACCTTCCACCCCGACTGGTCACCTGCTGCGATCAAGTCTGCACTCATGACTACAG CCACGCCTATCAAGATTAAAGACGTAGATGCAGAGTTAGGATCTGGATCAGGGCAAATAAACCCATTGAAGGCGGTGCACCCTGGACTTGTCTATGACATTCCAATGAGTTGGTACATTAGATTCCTATGCAAGGAAGGCTACAACAGCACAACCATCAGTCTACTACTAGGTGGCAAGAAAAAGTACAGGTGCTCCAACTTCCAGCCTGCTCAAGGCACGGATGGCCTCAACTACCCTTCCATGCATGCCCAGCTCAAGAGTGCCGAATCCAACATTTCCGCTGTGTTCTACCGCACATTGACTAATGTAGGGTATGGCAATAATTCAGTTTATAAGGCGACTGTAACTTCACCAAAGGATCTATCAATCAAAATTGTACCAAACAGTTTGAAATTCAATCGGCCACATCAAAAGCAATCTTTCAAGGTTCTTGTGGAGGGTGGTTCCATGCAAAACGGGACTCGAATCCTATCAGCTCTACTCGAGTGGAGCGACTCAAAGCACATTGTTAGGAGCCCCATTATTATCTACAATTCATCGCAATAG
- the LOC133688745 gene encoding uncharacterized protein LOC133688745 isoform X2 has protein sequence MDLDLERCSVSSSGSSSAADRMELEAAEALADLAHLAMRESSGSEWGSKGKRARKRVRAESDSVSTYSDLPRDRAVVDQQPIHRNVVKPARRELDADVPKSSPSCATSYPSYGTGRSRLNLTEAEKEERRLRRILANRESARQTIRRRQALCEELTRKAADLSWENENLKKEKELALKNYQSLETTNKHLKAQMAKQIKAEMEASPGDLKSALVDIPTTSPTNCPLLVYNQHAFSPHCWPSIIQSSNPIQSHYTTKNAIVIPSNMPMPTNGTHDSSQVQQENTVIVSGPRTPVYLVSCPWFFPGPDHGNGLHAQPSFNFKHRQDGTSLNNLCCGSSSPKAAAPMENRHSSLSIIVKSETTSSEEVRVINDLNETPVGFTLYGGGQCEGTHPKEMILTPVPPTSVTPAVAVKNEAGQKSEYAFGAHGICTKASQLRCALPEKNQDPFKFPSKKLVDAASAAEARRRRKELTKLKNLHGRQCRLNC, from the exons ATGGATTTGGATTTAGAGAGATGTTCGGTTTCGAGTTCGGGTTCTTCGTCGGCGGCGGATCGGATGGAGCTCGAGGCGGCGGAGGCTTTGGCTGATTTGGCACATTTAGCGATGCGAGAGAGCAGCGGCAGTGAATGGGGAAGCAAAGGCAAACGAGCTAGGAAGCGAGTCAGGGCTGAGTCTGACTCGGTCTCCACTTATTCCGATCTCCCCCGG GATCGAGCAGTTGTGGATCAGCAGCCAATACATAGAAATGTAGTGAAGCCTGCAAGACGAGAGCTGGATGCAGATGTGCCAAAATCAAGTCCTAGTTGTGCAACAAGTTACCCATCGTATGGCACTGGCAGGTCTAGGCTAAATTTAACTGAG GCTGAAAAGGAAGAACGAAGACTGCGTAGAATATTGGCAAACAGAGAGTCCGCTCGACAGACTATTCGCCGTAGACAG GCTCTGTGCGAGGAGTTAACTAGGAAAGCTGCTGATCTGTCATGGGAGAATGAAAACTTAAAGAAG GAAAAAGAGCTGGCCTTGAAAAACTATCAGTCTTTAGAGACCACAAATAAACACTTGAAGGCACAG ATGGCTAAGCAAATAAAAGCTGAGATGGAGGCATCTCCTGGAGACCTCAAGTCAGCCCTTGTTGACATACCTACTACTTCACCTACAAACTGCCCATTGCTTGTATATAACCAACATGCATTTTCACCTCATTGCTGGCCTTCTATTATTCAATCTTCAAATCCTATCCAATCACATTATACAACTAAAAATGCCATTGTAATTCCGTCAAACATGCCCATGCCAACTAATGGAACACATGATTCATCACAGGTGCAACAAGAAAACACTGTAATTGTCAGTGGCCCAAGGACACCTGTATATTTAGTTTCCTGTCCATGGTTCTTTCCAGGTCCTGATCATGGGAATGGACTCCATGCTCAGCCTTCTTTTAACTTTAAACACAGACAAGATGGGACTTCGTTGAATAATCTATGCTGTGGTAGTTCATCTCCAAAAGCTGCTGCACCTATGGAGAACCGGCATTCCTCTTTATCCATTATAGTTAAATCAGAAACTACTAGCTCAGAAGAAGTCAGGGTTATCAATGATCTAAATGAGACACCAGTAGGATTTACCCTGTATGGAGGTGGTCAGTGCGAAGGAACTCACCCTAAAGAAATGATTCTTACTCCTGTACCTCCAACTTCTGTTACGCCTGCAGTAGCTGTTAAAAATGAAGCTGGGCAAAAGTCAGAGTATGCTTTCGGTGCTCATGGTATTTGCACAAAAGCTAGTCAACTAAGGTGTGCTTTACCAGAAAAGAATCAAGACCCGTTTAAATTCCCGAGCAAGAAGCTAGTGGATGCAGCTTCTGCAGCAGAggcaaggaggaggagaaaggaacttacaaaactaaaaaacctcCATGGCCGCCAATGTCGATTGAATTGTTGA
- the LOC133688745 gene encoding uncharacterized protein LOC133688745 isoform X3 — protein MELEAAEALADLAHLAMRESSGSEWGSKGKRARKRVRAESDSVSTYSDLPRQDRAVVDQQPIHRNVVKPARRELDADVPKSSPSCATSYPSYGTGRSRLNLTEAEKEERRLRRILANRESARQTIRRRQALCEELTRKAADLSWENENLKKEKELALKNYQSLETTNKHLKAQMAKQIKAEMEASPGDLKSALVDIPTTSPTNCPLLVYNQHAFSPHCWPSIIQSSNPIQSHYTTKNAIVIPSNMPMPTNGTHDSSQVQQENTVIVSGPRTPVYLVSCPWFFPGPDHGNGLHAQPSFNFKHRQDGTSLNNLCCGSSSPKAAAPMENRHSSLSIIVKSETTSSEEVRVINDLNETPVGFTLYGGGQCEGTHPKEMILTPVPPTSVTPAVAVKNEAGQKSEYAFGAHGICTKASQLRCALPEKNQDPFKFPSKKLVDAASAAEARRRRKELTKLKNLHGRQCRLNC, from the exons ATGGAGCTCGAGGCGGCGGAGGCTTTGGCTGATTTGGCACATTTAGCGATGCGAGAGAGCAGCGGCAGTGAATGGGGAAGCAAAGGCAAACGAGCTAGGAAGCGAGTCAGGGCTGAGTCTGACTCGGTCTCCACTTATTCCGATCTCCCCCGG CAGGATCGAGCAGTTGTGGATCAGCAGCCAATACATAGAAATGTAGTGAAGCCTGCAAGACGAGAGCTGGATGCAGATGTGCCAAAATCAAGTCCTAGTTGTGCAACAAGTTACCCATCGTATGGCACTGGCAGGTCTAGGCTAAATTTAACTGAG GCTGAAAAGGAAGAACGAAGACTGCGTAGAATATTGGCAAACAGAGAGTCCGCTCGACAGACTATTCGCCGTAGACAG GCTCTGTGCGAGGAGTTAACTAGGAAAGCTGCTGATCTGTCATGGGAGAATGAAAACTTAAAGAAG GAAAAAGAGCTGGCCTTGAAAAACTATCAGTCTTTAGAGACCACAAATAAACACTTGAAGGCACAG ATGGCTAAGCAAATAAAAGCTGAGATGGAGGCATCTCCTGGAGACCTCAAGTCAGCCCTTGTTGACATACCTACTACTTCACCTACAAACTGCCCATTGCTTGTATATAACCAACATGCATTTTCACCTCATTGCTGGCCTTCTATTATTCAATCTTCAAATCCTATCCAATCACATTATACAACTAAAAATGCCATTGTAATTCCGTCAAACATGCCCATGCCAACTAATGGAACACATGATTCATCACAGGTGCAACAAGAAAACACTGTAATTGTCAGTGGCCCAAGGACACCTGTATATTTAGTTTCCTGTCCATGGTTCTTTCCAGGTCCTGATCATGGGAATGGACTCCATGCTCAGCCTTCTTTTAACTTTAAACACAGACAAGATGGGACTTCGTTGAATAATCTATGCTGTGGTAGTTCATCTCCAAAAGCTGCTGCACCTATGGAGAACCGGCATTCCTCTTTATCCATTATAGTTAAATCAGAAACTACTAGCTCAGAAGAAGTCAGGGTTATCAATGATCTAAATGAGACACCAGTAGGATTTACCCTGTATGGAGGTGGTCAGTGCGAAGGAACTCACCCTAAAGAAATGATTCTTACTCCTGTACCTCCAACTTCTGTTACGCCTGCAGTAGCTGTTAAAAATGAAGCTGGGCAAAAGTCAGAGTATGCTTTCGGTGCTCATGGTATTTGCACAAAAGCTAGTCAACTAAGGTGTGCTTTACCAGAAAAGAATCAAGACCCGTTTAAATTCCCGAGCAAGAAGCTAGTGGATGCAGCTTCTGCAGCAGAggcaaggaggaggagaaaggaacttacaaaactaaaaaacctcCATGGCCGCCAATGTCGATTGAATTGTTGA
- the LOC133688745 gene encoding uncharacterized protein LOC133688745 isoform X1 has product MDLDLERCSVSSSGSSSAADRMELEAAEALADLAHLAMRESSGSEWGSKGKRARKRVRAESDSVSTYSDLPRQDRAVVDQQPIHRNVVKPARRELDADVPKSSPSCATSYPSYGTGRSRLNLTEAEKEERRLRRILANRESARQTIRRRQALCEELTRKAADLSWENENLKKEKELALKNYQSLETTNKHLKAQMAKQIKAEMEASPGDLKSALVDIPTTSPTNCPLLVYNQHAFSPHCWPSIIQSSNPIQSHYTTKNAIVIPSNMPMPTNGTHDSSQVQQENTVIVSGPRTPVYLVSCPWFFPGPDHGNGLHAQPSFNFKHRQDGTSLNNLCCGSSSPKAAAPMENRHSSLSIIVKSETTSSEEVRVINDLNETPVGFTLYGGGQCEGTHPKEMILTPVPPTSVTPAVAVKNEAGQKSEYAFGAHGICTKASQLRCALPEKNQDPFKFPSKKLVDAASAAEARRRRKELTKLKNLHGRQCRLNC; this is encoded by the exons ATGGATTTGGATTTAGAGAGATGTTCGGTTTCGAGTTCGGGTTCTTCGTCGGCGGCGGATCGGATGGAGCTCGAGGCGGCGGAGGCTTTGGCTGATTTGGCACATTTAGCGATGCGAGAGAGCAGCGGCAGTGAATGGGGAAGCAAAGGCAAACGAGCTAGGAAGCGAGTCAGGGCTGAGTCTGACTCGGTCTCCACTTATTCCGATCTCCCCCGG CAGGATCGAGCAGTTGTGGATCAGCAGCCAATACATAGAAATGTAGTGAAGCCTGCAAGACGAGAGCTGGATGCAGATGTGCCAAAATCAAGTCCTAGTTGTGCAACAAGTTACCCATCGTATGGCACTGGCAGGTCTAGGCTAAATTTAACTGAG GCTGAAAAGGAAGAACGAAGACTGCGTAGAATATTGGCAAACAGAGAGTCCGCTCGACAGACTATTCGCCGTAGACAG GCTCTGTGCGAGGAGTTAACTAGGAAAGCTGCTGATCTGTCATGGGAGAATGAAAACTTAAAGAAG GAAAAAGAGCTGGCCTTGAAAAACTATCAGTCTTTAGAGACCACAAATAAACACTTGAAGGCACAG ATGGCTAAGCAAATAAAAGCTGAGATGGAGGCATCTCCTGGAGACCTCAAGTCAGCCCTTGTTGACATACCTACTACTTCACCTACAAACTGCCCATTGCTTGTATATAACCAACATGCATTTTCACCTCATTGCTGGCCTTCTATTATTCAATCTTCAAATCCTATCCAATCACATTATACAACTAAAAATGCCATTGTAATTCCGTCAAACATGCCCATGCCAACTAATGGAACACATGATTCATCACAGGTGCAACAAGAAAACACTGTAATTGTCAGTGGCCCAAGGACACCTGTATATTTAGTTTCCTGTCCATGGTTCTTTCCAGGTCCTGATCATGGGAATGGACTCCATGCTCAGCCTTCTTTTAACTTTAAACACAGACAAGATGGGACTTCGTTGAATAATCTATGCTGTGGTAGTTCATCTCCAAAAGCTGCTGCACCTATGGAGAACCGGCATTCCTCTTTATCCATTATAGTTAAATCAGAAACTACTAGCTCAGAAGAAGTCAGGGTTATCAATGATCTAAATGAGACACCAGTAGGATTTACCCTGTATGGAGGTGGTCAGTGCGAAGGAACTCACCCTAAAGAAATGATTCTTACTCCTGTACCTCCAACTTCTGTTACGCCTGCAGTAGCTGTTAAAAATGAAGCTGGGCAAAAGTCAGAGTATGCTTTCGGTGCTCATGGTATTTGCACAAAAGCTAGTCAACTAAGGTGTGCTTTACCAGAAAAGAATCAAGACCCGTTTAAATTCCCGAGCAAGAAGCTAGTGGATGCAGCTTCTGCAGCAGAggcaaggaggaggagaaaggaacttacaaaactaaaaaacctcCATGGCCGCCAATGTCGATTGAATTGTTGA